Within Paenibacillus albicereus, the genomic segment GAGATGACGAGGTCGAAGACGCTCATCTTGCCGATCTCGCGCTTGCCCATCAGCCGCATGATGAGGAACACGACGAAATAAATCAGAATCGTGCGAAGCAGCAACGATCCAAAGTCCATGTCAGGCCCGCCTCCCCTCTCTGGCGCTTGTTCATGGGCTATTGTCGGCTTTTCGCCGTTCCGGCATGCGGCTGCTCCGCCATCGAAATGTTGGCAATTGCCGTTCCTTTCGCCTAGAGGCGCGGACGGCGGCGACTTGTACTAATTCAGCCGGCTTGGCCATATGGTGAAGGGAATCGAACTCTCGGAAGGTGGGGATCCGATATGAATCCAATCAAGACCGTACCTAAAGTAAGGCTCGGCTCGCCGATGATGGCCGGACTTGTCTTCGCCGCATTATGGCTCGCGCTCGGCGCGCTGCTGATGTCGCTGCTCCTGTACGCGGGCGGCCTGCACGAATCGTCGCTGCCCGCCTGGTCGCTCGGGGTCCATGGCGCGGCCGCGCTGTGCGGAGGCTTCACCTCGGGCAAGCGAAGCGGCGCGAAGGGCTGGTATCACGGGGGCTTGCTCGGGCTTGGCTACGGGCTGCTCGTGCTGCTCGTCAGCTTTTTGGCGGCGGATGCCGGCATCGGGGCGCGAACGGGCATCCTCTTCCTGATCGTCGCCCTGGCCGGAGCTTTCGGAGGCATGGTCGGCGTCAATTTGCGCAAATAATCTGGAATCAATTGAGAGCCGTGTAAATAACAAGCCGATATGCTATACTTGCTTACGTTCGTCTGCCAGGCTCCACGGAGGCGGCGTCGCATCAGGTTGACCTTTAGGGGGAAGCATATTGGCTATCTTTCATTCCATGAATCAAGTGACCTTATATACGATCCTGACATCCGCTCTGCTCATCGGGTTCGGGACGGGGCGCAACCCGCTTCGGGCCGCCTGGGTATTCGTCCGCAATCTGGCGACCCGTCCGCGCTACCTGCTGCTGTTCGGCTCGCTGCTCGGCATCCTGTTCCTCAACAAGTTCGAGCTCACGCTCGAAAAGGCGATGAAGCCGCAGCCGGACTTCACGCCGTACATCTTCGCCCTCGAGGGCCGCTTCGTCGAGAACTTCCAGCAGCTGTTCCATGCCGAGTGGCTGACGCCGTTCCTGGCCTTTTTCTACATCGTCGTGTTCCAGAGCGTGCTCGTCGCCTCGCTCGGCATCTACATGTTCCAGGACCGCACGGGCAGACAGTTCACGGCGACCTGTTATGCCGTGATGATCAATTATCTCGTCGCCATTCCGTTCTATCTGTTCCTTCCGGTCAAGGAAGTATGGGCCTTCGACCCGAACGTGCATTTTTACATGCTCGAGTCGTTCCCCACGTTCGAAATGATGTACCGAGGCCTCTCGGGCCTCGACAACTGCTTCCCGAGCCTGCACACGTCCATATCCGTCACGATGGCGCTGCTCGCCGCCCGGTCGGGCAACCGGCGCTGGGCTTGGTTCGCCGGCATCAATGCCGCCATCATTATTTTCACCATTTTCTACATGGGCATCCATTGGCTCACCGACATGCTCGGAGGCTTGGGCCTGGCGGCCTTCTCCGTCGCCCTCGCCTATCGTCTGGCCGACTTGAGCTCGCTTCGCAAGCCGCTGCCGACCGTGCAGGGCTGACGCTTTGCTTTCTCGATCCTGTCTTCAGGACCGCGATGTCCCGCCGCAGCGGGTATATCGCGGTCCTTTTTCGCGCGGCGAATATCTCCGAACGCGCTTTGAGCGTCGTCACCATGGTTCACCCGCGCCCCTGGTTCAAGATCGATCGCTTCCAGCCCGTTATCGCTTGCGAATAAGCCATCCCCTGTCCTATTGGACGGGGTATACTGTAGAAAAGAGGAGGCGAGCCGGATGACGAGACAGCTGGAGCTGTTGCTGC encodes:
- a CDS encoding TIGR04086 family membrane protein, translated to MNPIKTVPKVRLGSPMMAGLVFAALWLALGALLMSLLLYAGGLHESSLPAWSLGVHGAAALCGGFTSGKRSGAKGWYHGGLLGLGYGLLVLLVSFLAADAGIGARTGILFLIVALAGAFGGMVGVNLRK
- a CDS encoding phosphatase PAP2 family protein, giving the protein MAIFHSMNQVTLYTILTSALLIGFGTGRNPLRAAWVFVRNLATRPRYLLLFGSLLGILFLNKFELTLEKAMKPQPDFTPYIFALEGRFVENFQQLFHAEWLTPFLAFFYIVVFQSVLVASLGIYMFQDRTGRQFTATCYAVMINYLVAIPFYLFLPVKEVWAFDPNVHFYMLESFPTFEMMYRGLSGLDNCFPSLHTSISVTMALLAARSGNRRWAWFAGINAAIIIFTIFYMGIHWLTDMLGGLGLAAFSVALAYRLADLSSLRKPLPTVQG